The following are from one region of the Deinococcus budaensis genome:
- the odhB gene encoding 2-oxoglutarate dehydrogenase complex dihydrolipoyllysine-residue succinyltransferase — protein MAEIKVPVFSESVSEGTLLTWHKKPGEAVKRGEVLAEIETDKVVLEVTAQQDGVLTSVAKGEGDTVLSEEVLGTVGEAGSAAAAPAASASAPDQASGPVAGESSAGGTATQPDSQGTPAAATAGNEATRRDDLSPAVRKIVAERGLDPAQIPATGPRGNITKEDAVVAAQGGLTYQGPQEAAAPPSLREAEGSQQARQTPAPTPTPPAAPVPQGARPEQRVPMTRIRQRIAERLKDVQNTAALLTTFNEVNMQPAMDLRKKYQDQFVAKHGTKLGFMSLFVRAATEALKQFPVVNASVDGKDIIYHGFYDIGIAVASDRGLVVPILRDTDQMSLAGIEKEIAGFAQKARAGKLTMEDMSGGTFSITNGGTFGSMMSTPIINAPQSAILGMHNIIERPIAQNGQVVIAPMMYVALSYDHRIIDGKEAVQFLVAIKNILEDPARMLLEI, from the coding sequence ATGGCCGAAATCAAGGTTCCTGTATTTTCCGAGTCGGTGAGCGAGGGCACGCTGCTGACCTGGCACAAGAAGCCCGGCGAGGCCGTCAAGCGCGGCGAGGTCCTGGCCGAGATCGAGACCGACAAGGTCGTGCTGGAAGTCACCGCCCAGCAAGACGGCGTGCTGACGAGCGTCGCCAAGGGGGAGGGCGACACCGTGCTCAGCGAGGAGGTGCTGGGGACCGTGGGCGAGGCGGGCAGCGCTGCGGCGGCTCCCGCCGCGTCGGCCTCCGCGCCCGATCAGGCCAGCGGGCCGGTCGCGGGGGAGAGCAGCGCGGGGGGCACCGCCACCCAGCCGGACAGCCAGGGTACCCCGGCCGCCGCCACGGCGGGCAACGAGGCCACCCGCCGCGACGACCTCTCCCCCGCCGTCCGCAAGATCGTGGCCGAGCGGGGCTTGGACCCCGCCCAGATTCCGGCGACCGGCCCGCGCGGCAACATCACCAAGGAGGACGCGGTGGTGGCGGCCCAGGGCGGCCTGACCTACCAGGGACCGCAGGAGGCCGCCGCGCCCCCCAGCCTGCGGGAAGCGGAGGGCAGCCAGCAGGCGCGGCAGACCCCGGCCCCCACGCCCACACCGCCCGCCGCTCCCGTTCCCCAGGGCGCCCGGCCCGAGCAGCGCGTGCCCATGACGCGCATCCGCCAGCGCATCGCCGAGCGCCTCAAGGACGTGCAAAATACCGCCGCGCTGCTGACGACCTTCAACGAGGTCAACATGCAGCCCGCGATGGATCTGCGCAAGAAGTACCAGGACCAGTTTGTCGCCAAGCACGGCACCAAGCTGGGCTTCATGAGCCTGTTTGTGCGCGCGGCCACCGAGGCGCTCAAGCAGTTCCCGGTCGTGAACGCCAGCGTGGACGGCAAGGACATCATCTACCACGGCTTTTACGACATCGGCATCGCGGTGGCGAGCGACCGCGGCCTGGTGGTGCCGATCCTGCGCGACACCGACCAGATGAGCCTGGCCGGAATCGAGAAGGAGATCGCGGGCTTTGCCCAGAAGGCCCGGGCGGGCAAGCTGACGATGGAGGACATGTCGGGCGGCACCTTTTCCATCACCAACGGCGGCACCTTCGGCTCCATGATGAGTACCCCGATCATCAATGCGCCCCAGAGCGCGATTTTGGGGATGCACAACATCATCGAGCGGCCGATTGCGCAGAATGGGCAGGTCGTGATCGCCCCGATGATGTACGTGGCCCTGAGCTACGACCACCGGATCATCGACGGCAAGGAAGCCGTGCAGTTCCTGGTCGCCATCAAGAACATCCTGGAAGACCCGGCGCGGATGCTGCTGGAGATCTGA
- the pyrE gene encoding orotate phosphoribosyltransferase, producing the protein MDVLALYREAGAYHEGHFLLASGRHSPKFLQSTTVLQHPHLTERIGRALAHRVEEAGLSPRLVVGPAMGGVVLAYEVARHLPGTRAIFAEKDGQGGMKVREAFRIEPDEPFVAVEDVLTTGGSVLKAVRAAEALGGRCVAVACIVDRRSEEGPLGGYPLVSLTRLTFDTYAPGEVPEWLAQVPLQEI; encoded by the coding sequence GGGCGCGTACCACGAGGGGCATTTTCTGCTCGCCTCGGGCCGCCACTCGCCGAAATTCCTGCAATCCACCACCGTGCTGCAACACCCCCACCTGACCGAGAGAATCGGGCGGGCGCTCGCGCACAGGGTGGAGGAGGCCGGACTGTCCCCCCGCCTCGTTGTCGGTCCCGCGATGGGCGGCGTGGTTCTCGCCTACGAGGTGGCCCGCCACCTCCCGGGCACCCGCGCGATCTTCGCGGAAAAGGACGGGCAAGGTGGGATGAAGGTCCGCGAGGCTTTCCGCATCGAACCGGACGAACCCTTCGTCGCCGTCGAGGACGTGTTGACCACCGGGGGCAGCGTCCTGAAGGCCGTGCGGGCCGCCGAGGCCCTGGGCGGGCGCTGCGTGGCCGTCGCCTGCATCGTGGACCGCCGGAGCGAGGAGGGGCCGCTAGGGGGTTATCCCCTGGTCAGCCTGACCCGCCTGACTTTCGACACCTACGCGCCCGGCGAGGTGCCGGAGTGGTTGGCGCAGGTGCCGCTCCAGGAGATTTAA
- a CDS encoding DUF2268 domain-containing putative Zn-dependent protease (predicted Zn-dependent protease with a strongly conserved HExxH motif), with protein MANVLHLMNAGGLLPDALADKVREVAWAALARHAARLEVDGVDVAVRVAPWTLPETGVLGYAPLPHFVDITLTPDNPHFAAGWRTELPATLAHELHHARRWRGPGYGRTLLEALVSEGLAQHYEAEERGGPPPYATISANLDALWKRAQPLLDSPDYGHPAWFFGSEAEGLPRWAGYALGYELVRRFLVRQGGDAVTWADAPAEGFRDAWSG; from the coding sequence ATGGCGAACGTGCTGCACCTGATGAACGCGGGCGGGCTGCTCCCCGACGCATTGGCCGACAAGGTGCGCGAGGTGGCCTGGGCCGCCCTCGCCCGGCACGCGGCGCGGCTGGAGGTGGACGGGGTGGACGTGGCCGTGCGGGTCGCGCCGTGGACCCTGCCCGAGACGGGCGTGCTGGGATACGCTCCCCTGCCGCACTTCGTGGACATCACGTTGACCCCGGACAATCCCCACTTTGCGGCAGGCTGGCGCACCGAGCTTCCCGCCACCCTGGCCCACGAACTGCACCACGCGCGGCGCTGGCGGGGGCCGGGTTATGGGCGGACGCTGCTGGAAGCCCTCGTCTCGGAGGGCCTGGCCCAGCATTACGAGGCCGAGGAACGGGGTGGGCCGCCGCCCTACGCGACCATTTCCGCCAATCTGGATGCCCTCTGGAAACGGGCGCAACCTCTACTGGATTCTCCCGACTACGGCCACCCCGCCTGGTTTTTCGGCTCGGAGGCCGAGGGCCTGCCCCGCTGGGCCGGGTACGCCCTCGGTTATGAACTGGTGCGCCGCTTTCTCGTCCGGCAGGGCGGGGACGCCGTGACCTGGGCCGACGCCCCCGCCGAAGGGTTCCGGGACGCCTGGAGCGGTTAA